The Gracilimonas sp. genome includes a region encoding these proteins:
- a CDS encoding isocitrate/isopropylmalate dehydrogenase family protein → MKNVVLIPGDGIGAEITNSVTTILKEAGAEINWIECSAGLKAYEETGNPLPEETIEALDEHRISLKGPLTTPVGSGFRSVNVALRQKFNLYSNIRPARTLPSIDSPFRGVDMVLFRENTQGLYIGKEEWIEEADNKKHAEAIAVVTEEASEKIIRAAFEYAVKNERKKVTLVHKANILKLTTGLFLEVGRKIAKEYKDIEFQDLIVDNMAMQMVLRPQQFDVVVTTNLFGDILSDLASGLVGGLGVTGAANIGDDAAMFEAVHGSAPDIVGKNVANPMALLFSSLMMLEHIDQKQIAENIRKAVYKTLVEKKVYCTPDIGGEGTTSTFTQAVCDNI, encoded by the coding sequence ATGAAAAATGTTGTGCTAATCCCCGGTGATGGAATCGGGGCGGAGATCACTAATTCCGTAACTACTATTCTGAAAGAAGCAGGAGCTGAGATCAATTGGATTGAGTGCTCGGCAGGACTGAAAGCCTACGAAGAAACCGGAAATCCCCTTCCTGAAGAAACTATCGAAGCTCTGGATGAGCATCGGATATCACTGAAAGGACCCCTGACTACGCCCGTTGGATCAGGATTCAGGTCGGTGAATGTGGCACTTCGGCAAAAATTCAATTTGTATAGCAACATCCGGCCGGCTCGTACACTGCCAAGTATCGACAGCCCATTCCGGGGAGTGGATATGGTGCTCTTCCGGGAAAACACTCAGGGTTTATATATCGGCAAAGAGGAATGGATAGAAGAAGCAGATAACAAAAAGCATGCTGAAGCTATTGCGGTTGTAACAGAAGAAGCCAGTGAGAAAATTATCCGTGCGGCTTTTGAGTATGCCGTTAAGAATGAGCGAAAGAAAGTGACGCTGGTTCACAAAGCTAATATTTTAAAACTGACAACGGGTCTATTCCTTGAGGTTGGCAGAAAGATTGCTAAAGAATATAAAGACATCGAGTTTCAGGATCTGATTGTTGATAACATGGCCATGCAAATGGTTCTTCGTCCCCAGCAGTTTGATGTGGTAGTTACCACCAATCTGTTTGGAGATATTCTATCTGACCTGGCATCGGGACTGGTGGGTGGACTTGGAGTTACCGGAGCTGCTAATATCGGTGATGATGCTGCGATGTTTGAAGCTGTTCACGGTTCCGCTCCCGATATTGTTGGGAAGAACGTGGCCAACCCAATGGCGCTTTTGTTTTCTTCATTAATGATGCTGGAGCATATTGATCAAAAGCAGATTGCTGAAAACATTCGAAAAGCAGTTTATAAAACACTTGTAGAGAAGAAGGTGTATTGCACGCCGGATATTGGAGGTGAAGGTACTACTTCGACATTCACTCAGGCTGTGTGCGACAATATTTGA
- a CDS encoding DUF3253 domain-containing protein, with the protein MKKSKQENRSRILPMKRNRGQDDSVSPTEVTKNLFTDVWKDHVDEVRTMAGELQSEKLASITRKAKAVVLNQTKKSARLSLVKSDD; encoded by the coding sequence ATGAAGAAATCAAAGCAAGAGAATAGAAGTCGTATCCTTCCGATGAAGAGAAATCGAGGTCAGGATGATTCCGTATCACCGACAGAGGTGACTAAGAACTTATTTACCGATGTATGGAAAGATCATGTTGACGAAGTACGAACAATGGCAGGAGAGCTGCAAAGTGAAAAGCTGGCAAGCATCACCCGAAAAGCAAAAGCCGTTGTTCTGAATCAAACTAAAAAGTCCGCCCGATTATCCCTTGTCAAAAGCGATGACTAA
- a CDS encoding DUF2256 domain-containing protein, with protein sequence MTKMRKKSDLPEKICPVCNRPFKWRKKWEDDWENVKYCSERCRRNKN encoded by the coding sequence ATGACTAAGATGAGAAAGAAATCGGACTTACCTGAGAAGATTTGTCCGGTTTGTAACCGCCCTTTTAAATGGCGAAAGAAATGGGAAGATGACTGGGAGAATGTAAAATACTGCAGCGAGCGCTGTCGCAGAAATAAAAATTAA
- a CDS encoding GNAT family N-acetyltransferase, whose product METIHKSFEELSSVQLQDIFRLRQNVFIIEQQCFYEDIDGADAKAEHLLIYDEEKLAAYLRIFPYGVKYKNEANMGRIVVDPEFRGTGLGERLIKKGIELCDKKPIRIEAQAALEKYYNGFGFKAEGEVYVVDEIDHLQMVLA is encoded by the coding sequence ATGGAAACGATACATAAATCATTTGAAGAACTCAGCTCCGTTCAGCTGCAGGATATTTTCAGGCTCAGGCAAAACGTATTTATCATAGAGCAGCAATGTTTCTATGAGGATATTGATGGAGCTGATGCCAAAGCAGAACACCTGTTGATCTACGATGAAGAAAAGCTGGCGGCTTACCTGCGGATTTTTCCCTATGGAGTAAAGTATAAAAATGAAGCTAATATGGGTCGGATAGTCGTTGACCCGGAGTTCAGAGGTACTGGTTTAGGCGAAAGGCTTATCAAAAAGGGAATTGAGCTATGCGACAAAAAACCGATTCGGATTGAAGCTCAGGCAGCTTTAGAAAAATACTATAATGGCTTTGGCTTTAAGGCAGAAGGAGAAGTATATGTGGTAGATGAGATCGACCACCTGCAGATGGTATTAGCTTAG
- a CDS encoding phage holin family protein: MIWAWLLNSISIYATASLLKGVEIKNFWSAVFVAALLAIINVFVKPILLILSLPITILTFGLFVWVINAGLIMLVDAMVEGFKVKSFGWALAFGLVMSIISWALFKLFG; this comes from the coding sequence ATGATTTGGGCCTGGTTATTAAACAGTATTTCCATCTATGCCACTGCAAGCTTACTTAAAGGAGTCGAAATTAAGAATTTTTGGAGTGCTGTTTTTGTAGCCGCTCTGCTCGCGATTATAAATGTATTTGTGAAACCGATTCTATTAATCCTGAGCTTACCAATTACTATTCTCACATTCGGCCTCTTTGTGTGGGTGATTAACGCCGGCCTTATTATGCTGGTGGATGCCATGGTAGAAGGATTCAAAGTTAAAAGCTTTGGCTGGGCGCTGGCTTTCGGGCTGGTGATGTCTATTATCAGCTGGGCTTTGTTTAAGCTCTTTGGATAG
- a CDS encoding Hpt domain-containing protein, which yields MGKIDLSYLENITGGDNEVMVEMIDLMLSETPKHIDKIKKAHQEEHWKELGAESHKLKPMFLYVGLTALNEIAQDLEKFGKETINLKSIPGLIDQLEQGYLEVVDDLKNKKQELS from the coding sequence ATGGGGAAAATTGATCTGAGTTATTTGGAGAATATTACCGGGGGCGACAACGAGGTGATGGTGGAAATGATAGACCTCATGTTATCAGAGACTCCCAAACATATTGATAAGATCAAGAAAGCACACCAAGAAGAACACTGGAAGGAATTGGGGGCTGAATCGCACAAATTGAAACCTATGTTTTTGTATGTAGGTCTTACCGCTTTAAACGAAATAGCCCAGGATTTAGAAAAGTTTGGTAAAGAGACAATCAACCTTAAATCAATTCCGGGTTTAATCGATCAACTTGAGCAAGGATATCTGGAAGTTGTAGATGATCTTAAAAATAAAAAGCAAGAGCTAAGCTAA
- a CDS encoding DASH family cryptochrome, translating into MKRSLIWFRNDLRLHDNEALAKASQAEEILPVYIFDPRHFETTSFGFSKTGAHRARFLLESLENLKSNLQKHSLDLIFIMGKPEEILPQLVKEHRVDLAFTHKEITREEIDVEEGIKNEIGDKLNFVWGSTLFHINDIPFSKNEIPDVFTQFRKKTENQSEVRKELEFRSEVKQIPGVDSAPLPSLKDLGLKAIPEDDRAVLDFKGGEDEALKRLQEYFWEKDQLKNYKYTRNGLLGTDYSSKFSPWLANGCLSPRRIYGQVKKYEDERTSNVSTYWMIFELIWRDYFRFSAWKYGDKLFWQSGIQSKERTWRTDRKDFKKWAEGNTGIPFIDANMRELNATGYMSNRGRQNVASFLAQNLNIDWRMGAEYFESLLLDYDPCSNYGNWAYNSTVGHDPRNRYFNIINQAEKYDKKGDYIRHWIPELEKVPKEFIHEPHKMNPEQQTLHSVEIGDSYPKPMINLEESYEEIKARE; encoded by the coding sequence ATGAAGAGATCTCTTATTTGGTTTAGAAATGATCTTCGTTTGCACGATAACGAAGCATTGGCTAAAGCTTCACAAGCCGAGGAAATTTTACCCGTATATATTTTCGATCCCCGGCATTTTGAGACGACCTCCTTTGGCTTTTCAAAAACCGGTGCGCATCGGGCAAGGTTTTTACTGGAATCGCTGGAGAATCTTAAATCGAATCTCCAAAAACATTCCCTTGATTTAATTTTCATAATGGGCAAGCCTGAAGAGATTTTACCACAGCTAGTAAAAGAACATAGGGTTGATCTGGCTTTTACCCACAAAGAAATTACCCGAGAGGAAATTGATGTTGAAGAAGGCATCAAAAATGAAATTGGCGATAAACTGAATTTTGTTTGGGGAAGCACGCTGTTTCATATTAATGATATCCCTTTCTCAAAAAATGAAATCCCGGATGTATTCACTCAATTCCGAAAGAAAACGGAAAACCAATCGGAAGTAAGAAAAGAACTCGAATTTCGCAGTGAAGTAAAGCAGATTCCGGGTGTTGACTCAGCCCCGTTACCTTCGCTAAAGGATTTAGGTCTTAAAGCCATCCCAGAGGATGACCGGGCCGTATTGGATTTCAAAGGTGGTGAGGATGAAGCTCTAAAACGACTGCAAGAATATTTCTGGGAAAAGGACCAGTTGAAGAACTATAAATACACCCGAAACGGCCTTTTGGGAACTGATTATTCCTCAAAGTTCTCCCCCTGGCTTGCTAACGGATGCCTTTCACCCCGCAGAATTTATGGGCAGGTAAAGAAATATGAGGACGAGCGTACAAGCAATGTTTCCACCTACTGGATGATATTTGAATTGATCTGGAGAGATTACTTTCGGTTTTCGGCCTGGAAATACGGCGATAAACTGTTTTGGCAATCAGGGATTCAGTCCAAAGAAAGAACGTGGAGAACCGATCGTAAAGATTTTAAAAAATGGGCTGAAGGTAACACCGGAATTCCTTTTATTGATGCTAACATGCGTGAATTGAACGCTACCGGCTACATGAGTAACCGTGGCCGGCAGAATGTAGCGAGTTTCCTTGCCCAGAATCTGAATATAGATTGGAGGATGGGAGCCGAGTATTTCGAATCGCTGTTATTGGATTACGATCCGTGCAGCAATTATGGAAATTGGGCTTACAACTCAACGGTAGGTCACGACCCGAGGAACCGATATTTCAACATTATCAATCAGGCTGAGAAATACGATAAAAAAGGTGATTACATACGGCACTGGATACCGGAGCTTGAAAAAGTCCCTAAAGAATTTATTCATGAGCCGCATAAAATGAATCCCGAACAACAAACGTTACATTCCGTAGAGATTGGAGATTCATATCCAAAGCCGATGATAAACCTTGAGGAAAGTTATGAAGAAATCAAAGCAAGAGAATAG